From the Nitrobacter hamburgensis X14 genome, one window contains:
- a CDS encoding GNAT family N-acetyltransferase, translating into MSVVDPPTRAAGFRFRPPFAPNGMSQVIPALRAYSGLQVVGREALLDQEVLGRINSLEIRLATKAKHVRLAQKLRYRVFYDEMSATPNPVAYLSKRDIDPYDGICDHLIVIDRSLPANGRSRFGVVGTYRLLRQSVAAAHGGFYAAREYDIGGLLSRHEGLRFLELGRSCVLPAYRDRRTVELLWHGIWTYVVRHRIDAMIGCASFEGTNADQLALPLSFLHHHAVAPDAWAVRARPSRYVEMNRMAKSMIDTKVAMRALPPLIKGYLRVGAFIGHGAVIDRQFGTTDVFIGLPVASINRRYIEHFGPAAERHAA; encoded by the coding sequence ATGTCCGTCGTAGATCCTCCTACCCGTGCTGCCGGCTTCCGTTTCCGGCCGCCATTCGCACCAAACGGAATGAGCCAGGTCATCCCGGCGCTGCGGGCATATAGCGGATTGCAGGTTGTAGGCCGCGAAGCACTGCTCGACCAGGAGGTGCTGGGCCGCATCAACTCGCTCGAGATTCGTCTCGCCACCAAGGCCAAGCATGTGCGCCTGGCGCAGAAGCTGCGCTATCGTGTGTTCTACGACGAGATGTCGGCCACCCCCAACCCGGTCGCCTATTTGTCAAAGCGCGACATCGACCCTTACGACGGCATCTGCGATCATCTGATCGTCATTGACCGCTCGCTTCCCGCCAACGGGCGGTCGCGCTTCGGCGTGGTCGGCACCTACCGCCTGTTGCGCCAGAGCGTCGCAGCCGCGCATGGCGGCTTCTACGCCGCCCGGGAATACGACATCGGCGGGCTGCTGTCGCGCCACGAGGGCCTGCGTTTCCTCGAACTCGGCCGCTCCTGTGTGTTGCCGGCCTATCGCGACCGGCGCACCGTGGAACTGCTCTGGCACGGCATCTGGACTTACGTCGTCCGCCATCGGATCGATGCGATGATCGGCTGCGCCAGCTTCGAGGGCACCAACGCCGACCAGCTCGCGCTGCCGCTGTCGTTCCTGCATCACCACGCGGTGGCGCCCGATGCCTGGGCGGTTCGTGCGCGTCCGAGCCGCTATGTCGAGATGAACCGCATGGCCAAAAGCATGATCGATACCAAGGTGGCGATGCGGGCACTGCCACCGCTCATCAAGGGCTACCTTCGCGTCGGGGCTTTCATCGGCCACGGGGCGGTTATCGACCGGCAGTTCGGCACCACTGACGTCTTCATCGGCTTGCCGGTCGCCTCGATCAACCGCCGCTACATCGAGCACTTCGGCCCGGCGGCGGAGCGTCACGCCGCCTGA
- a CDS encoding IS5-like element ISNha7 family transposase, translated as MRGSDERSGSLFSYVDLEARIRSDHPLRTIRQIANAALNDLSRDFDKLYTAFGRPSIAPEKLLRAMLLQAFYGIRSERQLMERLEFDLLLRWFVGLGVDDPVWDHSTFSKNRDRLLEGEIAAKFLNALMGQHQVKRLLSSEHFSVDGTLIEAWASIKSFRRKDGGDQDSDGPGRNAERSFHNEKRCNETHQSTTDPEARLYKKGGGQPAKLCYIGHALMENRNGLAVLGGVSRATGTAERDQALALIDCHRGQSERRITLGADKAYDVTAFVEDLRRRSVTPHIAIDGHLSKTGKPRKTAIDQRTLRHAGYAVSQRCRKRIEEVFGWIKASAGLAKIKLRGRDRVNATFTLALAAYNLIRLPKLLAAAA; from the coding sequence ATGCGGGGAAGCGACGAACGGTCAGGCTCGCTGTTCAGCTATGTGGACTTGGAGGCTCGGATTCGCTCCGACCATCCGCTGCGAACGATCCGACAGATCGCGAACGCGGCGTTGAATGATCTGTCGAGGGACTTTGACAAGCTCTACACGGCGTTCGGCCGTCCCTCGATCGCACCGGAGAAGCTGCTTCGGGCAATGCTGCTGCAGGCATTCTACGGGATCCGCTCGGAACGGCAGTTGATGGAGCGGCTGGAGTTCGACCTGCTGTTGCGCTGGTTCGTGGGCTTGGGCGTGGACGACCCGGTGTGGGACCACTCGACCTTCTCGAAGAACCGCGACCGATTGCTTGAAGGTGAGATCGCCGCGAAGTTCTTGAACGCGCTGATGGGGCAGCACCAGGTCAAGCGGCTGTTATCAAGCGAGCATTTTTCGGTCGACGGCACGCTGATCGAGGCGTGGGCATCGATCAAGAGCTTCCGGCGCAAGGACGGCGGTGACCAGGACAGTGATGGACCGGGACGCAACGCCGAGCGCAGTTTCCACAACGAGAAGCGCTGCAACGAGACGCATCAGAGCACGACCGATCCCGAGGCACGGCTCTATAAGAAGGGCGGCGGCCAGCCGGCGAAGCTTTGCTACATCGGCCATGCCCTGATGGAGAACCGCAACGGACTGGCGGTGCTGGGTGGCGTGAGCCGGGCGACCGGAACGGCGGAGCGGGATCAGGCGTTGGCGCTGATCGACTGCCACCGCGGCCAAAGCGAGCGGCGGATCACGCTGGGCGCCGACAAGGCCTATGACGTCACCGCATTCGTCGAGGACTTAAGACGGCGTTCGGTCACGCCGCACATCGCCATCGACGGGCATTTGAGCAAGACCGGAAAGCCGCGCAAGACCGCGATCGACCAGAGGACTCTCCGTCATGCCGGATATGCCGTCAGCCAACGCTGTCGCAAGCGCATCGAGGAGGTGTTCGGCTGGATCAAGGCCTCCGCCGGACTTGCCAAGATCAAGCTGCGAGGCCGCGACCGCGTCAACGCCACCTTCACCCTGGCGCTGGCGGCCTACAACCTGATCCGCTTGCCCAAACTCCTGGCAGCCGCCGCGTGA
- a CDS encoding RMD1 family protein has protein sequence MTKPAIISAEMGTRVTAHALYIGDRINTMGFEGEVLSALPLAVRVGKAGVAVLFRYGVAVLIGLSPEDEVDFLETLKPRIGGEFVRFEEETAIVALASEAEDQVQAGGPIQLRDMSHERLLVIADVLAKSVVLAHDEREVAKVFEIIEPFAKELADHGGTRRNRKGMLKLLGNALLVQHRVSGRVAVAEKPDALWDRPDLERLYARLEDEYELKERVDALNRKLAVVAETANTLADIIDTRRSLRLELIIVVLIALEIVVTFYQIYAAGGH, from the coding sequence ATGACCAAACCGGCAATTATCTCCGCGGAAATGGGCACACGGGTCACCGCACATGCCCTGTATATTGGAGACCGGATCAATACGATGGGCTTCGAGGGAGAAGTGCTTTCGGCGCTCCCGCTCGCGGTCCGGGTTGGCAAGGCTGGTGTCGCCGTTCTGTTTCGCTACGGCGTCGCGGTGCTGATCGGCCTTTCGCCCGAAGATGAGGTCGACTTTTTGGAAACGCTGAAGCCCCGGATCGGTGGCGAGTTCGTGCGATTTGAGGAAGAAACCGCGATCGTTGCGCTTGCCAGTGAAGCCGAGGACCAGGTTCAGGCGGGAGGACCGATTCAGTTGCGGGATATGTCGCACGAAAGGCTTCTTGTCATTGCCGATGTCCTTGCGAAGAGCGTTGTGCTTGCCCATGATGAACGCGAAGTGGCAAAAGTGTTCGAGATCATCGAGCCATTTGCGAAAGAGCTGGCAGATCACGGAGGCACTCGGCGGAACCGAAAAGGGATGTTGAAATTGCTCGGAAATGCCCTGCTGGTACAGCACCGGGTATCGGGTCGTGTTGCGGTAGCGGAAAAACCCGATGCTTTATGGGACCGCCCAGATCTGGAGCGGCTCTATGCACGGCTCGAAGACGAATACGAACTTAAAGAGCGCGTCGACGCACTCAACCGGAAGCTCGCCGTAGTGGCCGAAACGGCCAACACTCTCGCTGACATCATCGATACACGCCGATCGCTACGCCTTGAACTCATTATCGTTGTGCTGATCGCGCTCGAAATTGTCGTCACCTTTTACCAAATTTATGCTGCTGGAGGCCACTGA
- a CDS encoding ParB-like protein, protein MPTNILPVLHTVSVSTLRPTQMTVGLREVARKRKDIRAMTVGKTGVFLAGHSLPAVVGPKGRYYIVDHHHLALALHQEDIEQVLLTVICDLSALDKDAFLIVLDNRAWMHPFDASGRRRPYNDLPKSVDKLVDDPFRSLAGEVRRLGGYAKDTTPFAEFLWADFFRRRMDARGLEDDFHKAATHALRLARQKSAGYLPGWSGPDN, encoded by the coding sequence ATGCCCACGAACATCCTACCTGTCCTGCACACCGTTTCCGTGAGTACCCTGCGGCCTACCCAGATGACGGTCGGACTGCGCGAGGTGGCGCGGAAGCGCAAGGATATCCGGGCGATGACCGTCGGCAAGACCGGGGTTTTCCTGGCCGGGCATTCCCTTCCCGCCGTCGTCGGACCGAAGGGCCGCTACTACATTGTGGACCATCATCATCTTGCGCTCGCCCTGCATCAAGAGGACATCGAGCAGGTTCTCCTCACGGTGATCTGCGATCTTTCTGCGCTCGACAAGGACGCCTTCCTGATCGTGCTGGATAACCGCGCCTGGATGCACCCGTTCGATGCCTCCGGCAGGCGCCGTCCCTACAACGATCTTCCCAAGAGCGTTGACAAACTCGTCGACGACCCCTTCCGCAGTCTGGCCGGAGAGGTCAGGCGCCTAGGCGGCTATGCCAAGGACACCACGCCCTTCGCCGAGTTCTTGTGGGCGGACTTTTTCCGACGCCGGATGGACGCACGGGGCCTGGAGGATGATTTCCACAAAGCCGCCACTCATGCGCTGCGACTAGCACGGCAGAAATCGGCCGGCTACCTGCCCGGATGGAGCGGCCCTGACAACTGA
- a CDS encoding SulP family inorganic anion transporter: MQGMGQSPLFASMRGWSRKDLGGDAFAGLTLAAIAIPEQMATARLGDLSPQAGFVAFLAGTVAFALLGSSRHISVGADSTITPIFAAGLVILAASGSPHYQALAALLALMVGATVSAAGLLRLGWVADLLSVPVTAGFLAGISIHIVTSQLPELLGLHPGSGDVFHRIAAVYGGLGDINPYSATIGIAVFAVVVLCERISARVPGALIALAAATLVVVAFGLPARGVAVLGTLPAASPGLRLPEVTFGDMRTLVPLTLLVTIVIMVQTAATTRSFAGSGTSGSDDVNRDFIGVGAGSLLSGLAGAFPVNSSPPRTAIAVETGGRSQVAGLLAAAIVLALVLFGTDLLKNVPQAALAGILFFVAMRILRWQTFMATLRQAPTEFLLIATTALAIVALPIEIGVAIGIGLSLLHGVWTITQARAIEFEHVPGTSIWWPPDGKPAGERIAGVLVAAFQAPLSFVNADRFRQDFHAMVGERAGSLKHVVFEASSVIDIDYTAAQTLREVITHCRDAGITFSIARLESVRAQNALARFGITAMLGSAGVYRSVDDAVRALTRGQDAVPPSANGKE, from the coding sequence ATGCAAGGTATGGGACAGTCCCCGCTGTTCGCCTCCATGCGCGGCTGGAGCCGCAAGGACCTGGGCGGTGACGCCTTCGCTGGCCTGACACTGGCTGCCATTGCCATCCCCGAGCAGATGGCCACCGCGCGCCTCGGCGATCTCTCGCCCCAGGCCGGCTTCGTCGCTTTCCTGGCGGGCACCGTAGCCTTCGCGCTGCTCGGCTCGAGCCGCCACATTTCCGTTGGTGCGGATTCCACCATCACGCCGATCTTCGCGGCGGGCCTTGTGATTTTGGCCGCGTCTGGCTCGCCGCATTACCAGGCGCTGGCTGCGTTGCTCGCGCTGATGGTAGGCGCCACAGTATCGGCCGCCGGCCTGCTGCGGCTCGGCTGGGTCGCCGATCTGCTCTCGGTGCCGGTCACGGCCGGCTTCCTTGCCGGAATATCGATCCATATCGTTACCTCGCAACTTCCTGAACTGCTCGGCCTGCACCCTGGAAGCGGAGACGTCTTCCACCGCATCGCAGCGGTCTATGGCGGCTTGGGTGACATCAATCCCTATAGCGCCACCATCGGCATAGCCGTGTTCGCCGTCGTCGTCCTGTGCGAGCGCATCAGCGCGCGTGTCCCCGGCGCGCTGATCGCACTAGCGGCGGCCACGCTCGTGGTGGTCGCCTTCGGTCTGCCGGCGCGCGGCGTCGCGGTCCTCGGCACACTGCCGGCCGCCTCGCCTGGCCTACGTCTGCCGGAGGTGACGTTCGGGGACATGCGTACGCTGGTGCCGCTAACCCTTCTGGTCACCATCGTCATCATGGTCCAGACGGCGGCCACCACGCGCTCCTTCGCCGGCAGCGGTACTTCGGGCTCTGACGACGTCAACCGCGATTTCATCGGCGTCGGCGCGGGCAGCCTGCTGTCCGGCCTCGCCGGTGCGTTCCCGGTCAATTCCAGCCCACCCCGCACCGCCATCGCGGTCGAGACGGGCGGGCGCTCGCAGGTCGCCGGCCTGCTGGCCGCGGCCATCGTGCTGGCGCTTGTGCTGTTCGGCACCGACCTTTTAAAAAACGTGCCGCAGGCGGCGCTGGCCGGCATCCTGTTCTTCGTGGCTATGCGTATCTTGCGCTGGCAGACCTTCATGGCAACGCTGCGCCAGGCACCGACGGAATTCTTGCTGATCGCCACCACCGCGCTCGCCATCGTGGCGCTGCCGATTGAGATCGGCGTCGCCATCGGCATCGGCCTGTCACTGCTGCACGGCGTGTGGACCATCACCCAGGCCAGGGCGATCGAGTTCGAGCACGTGCCGGGCACCTCCATATGGTGGCCACCGGACGGCAAGCCGGCGGGCGAGCGGATCGCAGGCGTGCTGGTAGCAGCGTTCCAAGCGCCGCTGTCCTTCGTCAACGCAGATCGCTTCCGCCAGGACTTCCACGCGATGGTGGGGGAGCGCGCGGGCAGCCTGAAGCACGTGGTGTTCGAGGCCAGCAGCGTCATCGACATCGACTATACGGCGGCGCAGACCTTGCGCGAGGTGATCACCCATTGCCGAGACGCCGGAATTACCTTCTCGATCGCTCGGCTGGAATCGGTCAGAGCGCAGAACGCATTGGCACGCTTCGGCATCACCGCCATGCTGGGTTCGGCCGGGGTCTACCGCAGCGTCGACGACGCCGTACGCGCACTGACGCGTGGACAGGACGCAGTGCCGCCCTCTGCCAATGGCAAGGAATGA
- a CDS encoding nuclear transport factor 2 family protein — protein sequence MEKTMSNTVSTLLLRNLHDVFGEIDPTRRRAAIDEIFHEDAVFCDPKGGIFRGRDEIDRIATVIKASHPDFHYQPISQPEEMGDGGRVRWVSGSPGKPPAYAGTDFAIVRDGKIAAVYLFFDDLPN from the coding sequence GTGGAGAAAACCATGTCCAACACGGTATCGACCTTGTTGCTTCGCAACCTCCACGATGTGTTTGGCGAAATCGACCCCACGCGTCGACGCGCGGCGATCGACGAGATCTTCCACGAAGACGCTGTGTTCTGCGACCCCAAAGGCGGAATTTTCCGCGGCCGCGACGAGATCGACCGTATCGCCACCGTGATCAAGGCGTCTCATCCTGACTTTCACTATCAGCCGATCTCCCAACCTGAGGAGATGGGCGATGGCGGCCGGGTCCGGTGGGTATCGGGCAGCCCCGGCAAGCCGCCCGCTTACGCCGGCACCGATTTTGCGATCGTCCGGGACGGCAAGATTGCCGCCGTCTATCTCTTCTTTGACGACCTCCCCAACTGA
- a CDS encoding DoxX family protein yields MTIIRYLPFAGRLMIGLPFAMSGLSKLGAYSATTGMIGAVGLPFPPLAFAVAVVVELGGGLLLIAGYHARSVAAALALFSLAAAVSFHNNFADQNQMIHFLKNVMMAGGLLQIAAFGAGALSIDNRRKAGSIGSSPAVAA; encoded by the coding sequence ATGACGATTATCCGTTATCTTCCCTTCGCCGGCCGGCTGATGATCGGTCTTCCTTTTGCCATGAGCGGCTTGAGCAAGCTCGGCGCCTATAGCGCCACAACCGGGATGATCGGCGCCGTCGGATTGCCTTTCCCACCACTGGCCTTCGCCGTGGCTGTCGTTGTCGAACTCGGCGGTGGTCTGCTGCTCATTGCCGGGTATCATGCTCGCTCCGTCGCCGCTGCTCTTGCCCTGTTCTCGCTTGCAGCGGCGGTGTCGTTTCACAACAACTTTGCCGATCAGAACCAGATGATCCACTTCCTCAAGAACGTGATGATGGCGGGTGGGCTTCTGCAGATCGCGGCATTCGGCGCCGGTGCGCTTAGCATCGACAATCGGCGCAAGGCTGGCAGCATAGGTTCAAGCCCGGCCGTGGCCGCTTGA
- a CDS encoding alkene reductase → MTLRTHTFTPARLGRHVLPNRLVMSPMTRSRARQDGTPGELAAEYYAQRASLGLIVAEGTQPSDDGQGYLTTPGIYTAAHIAGWKKITTAVHDKGGRIFIQLMHVGRMSHPDNTPHHRQAVAPSAIAPASQMFTATGMQDIPVPRALSAEDIGQTVADFRHAARAAIKAGADGVEIHGANGYLLQQFFAPNANTRTDQYGGSIENRTRFAIEVAKAVAEEIGADRTAIRLSPGSTLGGIDEGTSSSDLYRYLVAELDKLGLAYIHVIHNGDDILMADLRARWKQALILNRPGRPRDQIGGDVASGLADLEAYGQMVLANPDFVVRLKNDAPMNTADRTTFFGGTAQGYTDYPALVATAA, encoded by the coding sequence ATGACACTTCGCACGCACACATTCACGCCTGCCCGCCTCGGACGCCACGTCCTGCCAAATCGTCTGGTCATGTCCCCGATGACCCGCAGCCGCGCCAGGCAGGACGGCACGCCGGGAGAACTGGCCGCCGAATACTATGCCCAGCGCGCCAGCCTCGGCCTGATCGTGGCGGAAGGCACGCAGCCTTCGGACGACGGACAGGGCTATCTCACGACGCCGGGCATCTACACCGCAGCACATATCGCCGGATGGAAGAAGATAACGACGGCCGTGCATGACAAGGGCGGTCGCATCTTCATCCAGCTCATGCATGTCGGGCGCATGTCGCATCCCGACAACACGCCGCACCATCGCCAGGCCGTTGCGCCGTCCGCCATCGCACCCGCATCGCAGATGTTCACCGCAACGGGGATGCAGGACATTCCGGTACCGCGCGCATTGTCGGCCGAAGACATCGGCCAGACCGTTGCCGACTTCCGTCACGCCGCGCGCGCGGCCATTAAGGCTGGCGCCGACGGAGTCGAGATCCATGGCGCCAACGGCTATCTCCTGCAGCAATTTTTCGCCCCGAACGCCAACACGCGCACCGACCAGTATGGCGGTTCCATCGAAAACCGGACCCGCTTCGCGATCGAAGTTGCCAAGGCCGTCGCCGAGGAGATCGGTGCGGACAGGACGGCGATCCGCTTGTCTCCCGGATCGACGCTCGGCGGTATCGACGAGGGTACCAGCAGCTCGGATCTCTACCGCTATCTGGTCGCCGAACTCGACAAACTCGGCCTTGCCTACATCCACGTCATCCACAACGGCGATGACATACTGATGGCCGACCTGCGCGCGCGGTGGAAGCAGGCGCTGATCCTGAATCGACCCGGCCGCCCACGCGACCAGATCGGCGGAGATGTGGCTTCGGGACTGGCCGACCTGGAAGCCTATGGGCAGATGGTGCTCGCCAACCCGGATTTCGTCGTGCGCTTAAAAAACGATGCGCCGATGAACACGGCAGACCGCACCACCTTCTTTGGCGGCACCGCACAAGGCTACACCGACTATCCCGCGCTTGTGGCCACCGCCGCCTGA
- a CDS encoding efflux RND transporter periplasmic adaptor subunit translates to MLASLLAGCDAKPAASTNPPPLPSVTVSKPIQKSVTEWDEYTGRFEALKTVGVRARVSGFIDSIHFKDGQIVKEGDLLFVIDQRPYKLAVDQAKSDLERARAKLEIATADVERATPLIRHQTLTAREFDTRRSTQRDAVGGVGAAEAALKQAELNLEWSEVRAPIAGRISDRRVDAGNLITGGQSGATLLTVIVSLDPIHFIFDGSESDFLHYLRLAATGGRRSSRDVQNPVAVRLADETDFKHTGRMDFVDNVINPKTGTIRGRAIFDNKDGLLTPGFFGRLRLYGGETQAFLIPDSAILSDQASKIVFTVAEDGTVGIKKVELGPIVDGLRVVRSGLAPKDRIVIEGLARARPGQKVKAEDGTIKAAAN, encoded by the coding sequence TTGCTGGCCAGCTTGCTTGCCGGTTGCGACGCCAAACCGGCGGCGAGCACCAATCCTCCTCCGCTGCCATCCGTCACCGTTTCGAAACCAATTCAGAAGTCGGTTACCGAATGGGATGAATACACTGGCCGGTTCGAGGCGCTGAAGACGGTCGGTGTTCGTGCGCGCGTCTCGGGTTTCATAGATTCCATTCATTTCAAGGACGGTCAGATTGTCAAAGAAGGCGATCTCCTGTTCGTGATCGACCAGCGGCCCTATAAACTCGCGGTCGATCAGGCTAAGTCCGATCTCGAGCGGGCGCGAGCCAAGCTTGAGATCGCCACGGCCGACGTGGAGCGGGCGACGCCGCTGATCAGACATCAGACCTTAACCGCACGTGAGTTCGACACGCGAAGGTCCACGCAACGCGACGCCGTAGGCGGAGTTGGCGCGGCTGAGGCTGCGCTCAAGCAAGCCGAACTCAACCTCGAATGGAGCGAGGTTCGTGCCCCCATAGCCGGACGTATTTCCGATCGGCGCGTCGATGCCGGAAATCTGATCACGGGCGGCCAGAGCGGGGCGACGTTGCTGACCGTGATTGTTTCCCTCGATCCCATTCACTTCATATTCGATGGCAGCGAGTCCGATTTCCTGCACTACCTGCGTCTCGCCGCAACCGGAGGGCGACGATCGTCGCGCGACGTGCAGAACCCGGTTGCCGTTCGACTCGCGGACGAGACCGATTTCAAGCACACCGGCCGAATGGATTTCGTTGATAACGTCATTAACCCGAAGACAGGCACGATTCGCGGCCGCGCCATCTTCGATAACAAGGATGGATTGCTGACGCCGGGCTTTTTTGGGCGGCTTCGACTCTATGGCGGCGAGACCCAGGCATTTCTGATCCCTGATAGTGCGATCCTGTCCGATCAGGCGAGCAAGATCGTATTCACCGTCGCTGAAGATGGCACGGTTGGCATCAAAAAGGTCGAACTGGGTCCGATCGTTGATGGACTGCGCGTCGTTCGCTCGGGTCTGGCGCCAAAAGACCGTATCGTGATCGAAGGGTTAGCACGCGCGCGGCCCGGACAGAAGGTCAAGGCAGAGGACGGAACGATAAAGGCCGCTGCGAACTAA